A single window of Oncorhynchus masou masou isolate Uvic2021 unplaced genomic scaffold, UVic_Omas_1.1 unplaced_scaffold_439, whole genome shotgun sequence DNA harbors:
- the LOC135535056 gene encoding NLR family CARD domain-containing protein 3-like isoform X3, giving the protein MSLSGERKEVGPASKMSVSGERREGVPASKMSLSGERKEGGPASKMSLSGEHDTKAKRPIQQERPASPVPSCVSMKSDWSMEPPLTFREGDFSTEQRNQQERSESEILSGQSSQSHQTDLASIFSLLEENMMTFVKNELKRFKRILSPELPEGFESQKQDKEVVDAENEKQESSAREGALKITLHILRKMNQKELADTLEKYSDDPAVICQRELKSNLKKKFQCVFEGIAKQGNPTLLNKIYTELYITEGGTGEVNNEHELRQIETTTRKQARPETAIKCNNIFKPLTGQDKPIRTVLTKGVAGIGKTVSVQKFILDWAEGKANQDVQFVFSFPFRELNLKKEDKHTFIELLNHFSMETKQSGISIYNKYKVLFIFDGLDECRLPLDFQKNKICWDVTESTSVDVLLTNLIKGNLLPSALIWITTRPAAANKIPSGCVDQVTEVRGFNDPQKEEYFRKRFSDEDLASRIISHIKTSRSLHIMCHVPVFCWISATVLEHMLKHEREEMPNTLTEMYTHLVVFHTKQKNEKYLGKEETGPHWNKESILSLGKLAFQQLVNGNLIFYEEDLKESGIDVNEASVYSGLCTQLFKEECVLYQDKVYCFVHLSIQEFLAAVYVFLSFINNNENLMDKLQTKNEPEVTFYKSAVDKALQSETGNLDLFLRFLLGLSLESNQKHLRGLLTKTRSSSQSHEETVKYIKEKIGEDLSPERSINLFHCLNELNDHSLVEEIQSYLRSGSLSEPNLSPAQWSALVFVLLTSEKELDVFDLKKYSRSEEGLLRLLPVVKASRAALLSGCGVTEEGCASLVSALESNPSHLRELDLSNNDLKDSGVKLLSAGLGNPHCKLETLRLSGCLVTEEGCASLVSALRSNPSHLRELDLSYNHPGDSGVTLLSAGLEDPHCRLEKLNVEHGGENRMKPGLRKYVCDLTLDLNTVNRHLSLSEENRKVTCRREEQPYPDHPERFEDCKQVLCREGLTGRCYWEVERSGGAVIGVTYKGISRIGRGEDCCLGCNDKSWSLICSDNRYSYTACHNNNLTTIDVPSSSSHRVGVYLDWPAGTLSFYRASSDTLTHLITFTSTFTEPLYPGFGVCFYSNSVSLCQ; this is encoded by the exons atgagtctctctggggagagaaaggaggtgggccctgcctctaaaatgagtgtctctggggagagaagggagggggtccctgcctctaaaatgagtctctctggggagagaaaggaggggggccctgcctctaaaatgagtctctctggggaacatGACACCAAAGCTAAGAG accaatccagcaggagagaccagcctcccctgttcccagctgtgtgtccatgaagagtgactgGTCTATGGAACCTCCTCTAAcctttagagagggagacttttctactgaacaaag aaaccaacaggagagatcagagtcagagattctcagtggtcagtcttcccagagtcatcaaacagacctggcctccatattcagt TTGCTTGAAGAGAATATGATGACATTTGTGAAGAACGAGCTGAAGAGGTTCAAGAGGATTCTTAGTCCAGAACTCCCAGAAGGCTTTGAGAGTCAGAAGCAGGATAAGGAAGTGGTGGATGCTGAAAATGAGAAGCAGGAgagcagtgccagagagggggctctgaagatcacactgcacatcctgaggaaaatgaaccagaaggagcttgctgacacactggagaaat ATTCAGATGATCCGGCTGTGATTTGCCAACGTGAACTCAAATCTAATCTAAAGAAGAAGTTTCAATGTGTATTTGAGGGGATCGCTAAACaaggaaacccaacacttctcaataagatctacacagagctctacatcacagagggtggaacaggagaggtcaataatgaacatgagctgagacagattgagacaacaaccaggaaacaagcaagaccagagactgcaatcaaatgtaacaacatcttcaaacccttaactggacaagacaaacctatcagaactgtgctgacaaagggagttgctggcattggaaaaacagtctctgtgcagaagttcattctggactgggctgaaggaaaagcaaatcaggatgtccaatttgtattttcattcccTTTCCGGGAGCTGAATTTGAAGAAAGAGGACAAACACACTTTCATTGAACTTCTCAATCACTTCTCAATGGAAACCAAACAATCAGGAATCTCCATCTACAACAAGTAcaaagttctgttcatctttgatggtctggatgagtgccgactgcccctggacttccagaagaacaagatctgttgggacgtcacagagtcaacctcagtggatgttctgctgacaaatctcatcaagggaaatctgcttccctctgctctcatctGGATAACTACCCGACCTGCAGCAGCCAATAAGATCCCTTCAGGGTGTGTTGACCAGGTAacagaggtacgagggttcaatgacccacagaaggaggagtacttcaggaagagattcagtgatgaggacctggccagcagaatcatctcacacataaagacatcaaggagcctccacatcatgtgccacgttccagtcttctgttggatttctgcaacagtccttgaacacatgctgaaacatgagagagaagagatgcccaatactctgactgagatgtacacacaccttgtggtgtttcataccaaacagaagaatgaaaagtatcttgggaaagaagagacaggtcCACACTGGAATAAAGAGAGCATTCTGTCACTGGGAAAACTGGCTTTTCAACAGCTTGTGAATGGCAATCTGATTTTCTATGAAGAAGACCTGAAAGAGTCTGGCATTGATGTTAATGAAGCCTCAGTGTACTCAGGATTGTGCACACAGCTCTTTAAAGAGGAATGTGTGCTGTACCAGGACAAGGTGTACTGCTTTGTAcatctgagcattcaggagtttctggcTGCTGTATATGTGTTCCTCTCATTCATCAACAACAATGAGAATCTAATGGACAAACTGCAAACAAAAAACGAGCCTGAAGTTACTTTCTACAAGAGTGCTGTGGACAAAGCCTTACAAAGTGAGACGGGAAACCTGGACCTTTTCCTCCGCTTCCTTCTGGGTctctcactggagtccaatcagaagCACTTACGAGGTCTACTAACAAAGACAAGAAGCAGCTCACAGAGccatgaagaaacagtcaagtacATCAAGGAGAAGATCGGGGAGGATCTCTCTCCAGAGAGGagcatcaatctgttccactgtctgaatgaactgaatgaccattctctagtggaggagatccaaAGCTACCTGAGATCAGGAAGTCTCTCAGAACCCAACCTGTCACCTGCACAGTGGtcagctctggtctttgtgttgctgacttcagaaaaggagctggatgtgtttgacctgaagaaatactccagatcagaggaaggtcttctgaggctgctgccagtggtcaaagcctccagAGCTGCTCT gctgtcaggctgtggagtcacagaggaaggctgtgcttctctggtctcagctctggagtcaaacccctcacacctgagagaactggatctgagtaacaacgacctgaaggattcaggagtaaAGCTGCTatctgctggactggggaatccccactgtaaactggagactctgag gctgtcaggctgtctagtcacagaggaaggctgtgcttctctggtctcagctctgaggtcaaacccctcacacctgagagagctggacctgagctacaatcacccaggagactcaggagtcacactgctctctgctggactggaggatccacactgcagactggagaaactcaa tgtggaacatggtggagagaacagaatgaaacctggacttagaaaat atgtctgtgatctcacactggacctaaacacagtaaacagacacctctctctgtctgaggagaacagaaaggtgacatgtaggagagaggagcagccgtatcctgatcacccagagagatttgaggactgtaaacaggtgctgtgtagagagggtctgactgggcgctgttactgggaggtagagaggagtggaggggctgTTAttggagtgacatataaaggaatcagCAGGATAGGAAGGGGTGAGGACTGTTGTCTTGGATGTaatgacaagtcctggagtctGATCTGCTCTGACAACCGTTACAGTTACACTGCCTGTCACAATAATAATCTCACTACCATAGACGTCCCCTCCTCCAGCtcccacagagtaggagtgtatctggactggccagccggcactctgtccttctatagagcctcctctgacacactgacccacctgaTCACATTCACCTCCACATTCACTGAGCCACTCTATCCAGGGTTTGGGGTTTGTTTTTACTCCaactcagtgtctctctgtcagtGA
- the LOC135535056 gene encoding NLR family CARD domain-containing protein 3-like isoform X1 yields the protein MKLTFDDPMIIQTLFLLRDKRGQCSKMSLSGERKEVGPASKMSVSGERREGVPASKMSLSGERKEGGPASKMSLSGEHDTKAKRPIQQERPASPVPSCVSMKSDWSMEPPLTFREGDFSTEQRNQQERSESEILSGQSSQSHQTDLASIFSLLEENMMTFVKNELKRFKRILSPELPEGFESQKQDKEVVDAENEKQESSAREGALKITLHILRKMNQKELADTLEKYSDDPAVICQRELKSNLKKKFQCVFEGIAKQGNPTLLNKIYTELYITEGGTGEVNNEHELRQIETTTRKQARPETAIKCNNIFKPLTGQDKPIRTVLTKGVAGIGKTVSVQKFILDWAEGKANQDVQFVFSFPFRELNLKKEDKHTFIELLNHFSMETKQSGISIYNKYKVLFIFDGLDECRLPLDFQKNKICWDVTESTSVDVLLTNLIKGNLLPSALIWITTRPAAANKIPSGCVDQVTEVRGFNDPQKEEYFRKRFSDEDLASRIISHIKTSRSLHIMCHVPVFCWISATVLEHMLKHEREEMPNTLTEMYTHLVVFHTKQKNEKYLGKEETGPHWNKESILSLGKLAFQQLVNGNLIFYEEDLKESGIDVNEASVYSGLCTQLFKEECVLYQDKVYCFVHLSIQEFLAAVYVFLSFINNNENLMDKLQTKNEPEVTFYKSAVDKALQSETGNLDLFLRFLLGLSLESNQKHLRGLLTKTRSSSQSHEETVKYIKEKIGEDLSPERSINLFHCLNELNDHSLVEEIQSYLRSGSLSEPNLSPAQWSALVFVLLTSEKELDVFDLKKYSRSEEGLLRLLPVVKASRAALLSGCGVTEEGCASLVSALESNPSHLRELDLSNNDLKDSGVKLLSAGLGNPHCKLETLRLSGCLVTEEGCASLVSALRSNPSHLRELDLSYNHPGDSGVTLLSAGLEDPHCRLEKLNVEHGGENRMKPGLRKYVCDLTLDLNTVNRHLSLSEENRKVTCRREEQPYPDHPERFEDCKQVLCREGLTGRCYWEVERSGGAVIGVTYKGISRIGRGEDCCLGCNDKSWSLICSDNRYSYTACHNNNLTTIDVPSSSSHRVGVYLDWPAGTLSFYRASSDTLTHLITFTSTFTEPLYPGFGVCFYSNSVSLCQ from the exons gggtcagtgctctaaaatgagtctctctggggagagaaaggaggtgggccctgcctctaaaatgagtgtctctggggagagaagggagggggtccctgcctctaaaatgagtctctctggggagagaaaggaggggggccctgcctctaaaatgagtctctctggggaacatGACACCAAAGCTAAGAG accaatccagcaggagagaccagcctcccctgttcccagctgtgtgtccatgaagagtgactgGTCTATGGAACCTCCTCTAAcctttagagagggagacttttctactgaacaaag aaaccaacaggagagatcagagtcagagattctcagtggtcagtcttcccagagtcatcaaacagacctggcctccatattcagt TTGCTTGAAGAGAATATGATGACATTTGTGAAGAACGAGCTGAAGAGGTTCAAGAGGATTCTTAGTCCAGAACTCCCAGAAGGCTTTGAGAGTCAGAAGCAGGATAAGGAAGTGGTGGATGCTGAAAATGAGAAGCAGGAgagcagtgccagagagggggctctgaagatcacactgcacatcctgaggaaaatgaaccagaaggagcttgctgacacactggagaaat ATTCAGATGATCCGGCTGTGATTTGCCAACGTGAACTCAAATCTAATCTAAAGAAGAAGTTTCAATGTGTATTTGAGGGGATCGCTAAACaaggaaacccaacacttctcaataagatctacacagagctctacatcacagagggtggaacaggagaggtcaataatgaacatgagctgagacagattgagacaacaaccaggaaacaagcaagaccagagactgcaatcaaatgtaacaacatcttcaaacccttaactggacaagacaaacctatcagaactgtgctgacaaagggagttgctggcattggaaaaacagtctctgtgcagaagttcattctggactgggctgaaggaaaagcaaatcaggatgtccaatttgtattttcattcccTTTCCGGGAGCTGAATTTGAAGAAAGAGGACAAACACACTTTCATTGAACTTCTCAATCACTTCTCAATGGAAACCAAACAATCAGGAATCTCCATCTACAACAAGTAcaaagttctgttcatctttgatggtctggatgagtgccgactgcccctggacttccagaagaacaagatctgttgggacgtcacagagtcaacctcagtggatgttctgctgacaaatctcatcaagggaaatctgcttccctctgctctcatctGGATAACTACCCGACCTGCAGCAGCCAATAAGATCCCTTCAGGGTGTGTTGACCAGGTAacagaggtacgagggttcaatgacccacagaaggaggagtacttcaggaagagattcagtgatgaggacctggccagcagaatcatctcacacataaagacatcaaggagcctccacatcatgtgccacgttccagtcttctgttggatttctgcaacagtccttgaacacatgctgaaacatgagagagaagagatgcccaatactctgactgagatgtacacacaccttgtggtgtttcataccaaacagaagaatgaaaagtatcttgggaaagaagagacaggtcCACACTGGAATAAAGAGAGCATTCTGTCACTGGGAAAACTGGCTTTTCAACAGCTTGTGAATGGCAATCTGATTTTCTATGAAGAAGACCTGAAAGAGTCTGGCATTGATGTTAATGAAGCCTCAGTGTACTCAGGATTGTGCACACAGCTCTTTAAAGAGGAATGTGTGCTGTACCAGGACAAGGTGTACTGCTTTGTAcatctgagcattcaggagtttctggcTGCTGTATATGTGTTCCTCTCATTCATCAACAACAATGAGAATCTAATGGACAAACTGCAAACAAAAAACGAGCCTGAAGTTACTTTCTACAAGAGTGCTGTGGACAAAGCCTTACAAAGTGAGACGGGAAACCTGGACCTTTTCCTCCGCTTCCTTCTGGGTctctcactggagtccaatcagaagCACTTACGAGGTCTACTAACAAAGACAAGAAGCAGCTCACAGAGccatgaagaaacagtcaagtacATCAAGGAGAAGATCGGGGAGGATCTCTCTCCAGAGAGGagcatcaatctgttccactgtctgaatgaactgaatgaccattctctagtggaggagatccaaAGCTACCTGAGATCAGGAAGTCTCTCAGAACCCAACCTGTCACCTGCACAGTGGtcagctctggtctttgtgttgctgacttcagaaaaggagctggatgtgtttgacctgaagaaatactccagatcagaggaaggtcttctgaggctgctgccagtggtcaaagcctccagAGCTGCTCT gctgtcaggctgtggagtcacagaggaaggctgtgcttctctggtctcagctctggagtcaaacccctcacacctgagagaactggatctgagtaacaacgacctgaaggattcaggagtaaAGCTGCTatctgctggactggggaatccccactgtaaactggagactctgag gctgtcaggctgtctagtcacagaggaaggctgtgcttctctggtctcagctctgaggtcaaacccctcacacctgagagagctggacctgagctacaatcacccaggagactcaggagtcacactgctctctgctggactggaggatccacactgcagactggagaaactcaa tgtggaacatggtggagagaacagaatgaaacctggacttagaaaat atgtctgtgatctcacactggacctaaacacagtaaacagacacctctctctgtctgaggagaacagaaaggtgacatgtaggagagaggagcagccgtatcctgatcacccagagagatttgaggactgtaaacaggtgctgtgtagagagggtctgactgggcgctgttactgggaggtagagaggagtggaggggctgTTAttggagtgacatataaaggaatcagCAGGATAGGAAGGGGTGAGGACTGTTGTCTTGGATGTaatgacaagtcctggagtctGATCTGCTCTGACAACCGTTACAGTTACACTGCCTGTCACAATAATAATCTCACTACCATAGACGTCCCCTCCTCCAGCtcccacagagtaggagtgtatctggactggccagccggcactctgtccttctatagagcctcctctgacacactgacccacctgaTCACATTCACCTCCACATTCACTGAGCCACTCTATCCAGGGTTTGGGGTTTGTTTTTACTCCaactcagtgtctctctgtcagtGA
- the LOC135535056 gene encoding NLR family CARD domain-containing protein 3-like isoform X2, translating to MKLTFDDPMIIQTLFLLRDKRGQCSKMSLSGERKEVGPASKMSVSGERREGVPASKMSLSGERKEGGPASKMSLSGEHDTKAKRPIQQERPASPVPSCVSMKSDWSMEPPLTFREGDFSTEQRNQQERSESEILSGQSSQSHQTDLASIFSLLEENMMTFVKNELKRFKRILSPELPEGFESQKQDKEVVDAENEKQESSAREGALKITLHILRKMNQKELADTLEKYDPAVICQRELKSNLKKKFQCVFEGIAKQGNPTLLNKIYTELYITEGGTGEVNNEHELRQIETTTRKQARPETAIKCNNIFKPLTGQDKPIRTVLTKGVAGIGKTVSVQKFILDWAEGKANQDVQFVFSFPFRELNLKKEDKHTFIELLNHFSMETKQSGISIYNKYKVLFIFDGLDECRLPLDFQKNKICWDVTESTSVDVLLTNLIKGNLLPSALIWITTRPAAANKIPSGCVDQVTEVRGFNDPQKEEYFRKRFSDEDLASRIISHIKTSRSLHIMCHVPVFCWISATVLEHMLKHEREEMPNTLTEMYTHLVVFHTKQKNEKYLGKEETGPHWNKESILSLGKLAFQQLVNGNLIFYEEDLKESGIDVNEASVYSGLCTQLFKEECVLYQDKVYCFVHLSIQEFLAAVYVFLSFINNNENLMDKLQTKNEPEVTFYKSAVDKALQSETGNLDLFLRFLLGLSLESNQKHLRGLLTKTRSSSQSHEETVKYIKEKIGEDLSPERSINLFHCLNELNDHSLVEEIQSYLRSGSLSEPNLSPAQWSALVFVLLTSEKELDVFDLKKYSRSEEGLLRLLPVVKASRAALLSGCGVTEEGCASLVSALESNPSHLRELDLSNNDLKDSGVKLLSAGLGNPHCKLETLRLSGCLVTEEGCASLVSALRSNPSHLRELDLSYNHPGDSGVTLLSAGLEDPHCRLEKLNVEHGGENRMKPGLRKYVCDLTLDLNTVNRHLSLSEENRKVTCRREEQPYPDHPERFEDCKQVLCREGLTGRCYWEVERSGGAVIGVTYKGISRIGRGEDCCLGCNDKSWSLICSDNRYSYTACHNNNLTTIDVPSSSSHRVGVYLDWPAGTLSFYRASSDTLTHLITFTSTFTEPLYPGFGVCFYSNSVSLCQ from the exons gggtcagtgctctaaaatgagtctctctggggagagaaaggaggtgggccctgcctctaaaatgagtgtctctggggagagaagggagggggtccctgcctctaaaatgagtctctctggggagagaaaggaggggggccctgcctctaaaatgagtctctctggggaacatGACACCAAAGCTAAGAG accaatccagcaggagagaccagcctcccctgttcccagctgtgtgtccatgaagagtgactgGTCTATGGAACCTCCTCTAAcctttagagagggagacttttctactgaacaaag aaaccaacaggagagatcagagtcagagattctcagtggtcagtcttcccagagtcatcaaacagacctggcctccatattcagt TTGCTTGAAGAGAATATGATGACATTTGTGAAGAACGAGCTGAAGAGGTTCAAGAGGATTCTTAGTCCAGAACTCCCAGAAGGCTTTGAGAGTCAGAAGCAGGATAAGGAAGTGGTGGATGCTGAAAATGAGAAGCAGGAgagcagtgccagagagggggctctgaagatcacactgcacatcctgaggaaaatgaaccagaaggagcttgctgacacactggagaaat ATGATCCGGCTGTGATTTGCCAACGTGAACTCAAATCTAATCTAAAGAAGAAGTTTCAATGTGTATTTGAGGGGATCGCTAAACaaggaaacccaacacttctcaataagatctacacagagctctacatcacagagggtggaacaggagaggtcaataatgaacatgagctgagacagattgagacaacaaccaggaaacaagcaagaccagagactgcaatcaaatgtaacaacatcttcaaacccttaactggacaagacaaacctatcagaactgtgctgacaaagggagttgctggcattggaaaaacagtctctgtgcagaagttcattctggactgggctgaaggaaaagcaaatcaggatgtccaatttgtattttcattcccTTTCCGGGAGCTGAATTTGAAGAAAGAGGACAAACACACTTTCATTGAACTTCTCAATCACTTCTCAATGGAAACCAAACAATCAGGAATCTCCATCTACAACAAGTAcaaagttctgttcatctttgatggtctggatgagtgccgactgcccctggacttccagaagaacaagatctgttgggacgtcacagagtcaacctcagtggatgttctgctgacaaatctcatcaagggaaatctgcttccctctgctctcatctGGATAACTACCCGACCTGCAGCAGCCAATAAGATCCCTTCAGGGTGTGTTGACCAGGTAacagaggtacgagggttcaatgacccacagaaggaggagtacttcaggaagagattcagtgatgaggacctggccagcagaatcatctcacacataaagacatcaaggagcctccacatcatgtgccacgttccagtcttctgttggatttctgcaacagtccttgaacacatgctgaaacatgagagagaagagatgcccaatactctgactgagatgtacacacaccttgtggtgtttcataccaaacagaagaatgaaaagtatcttgggaaagaagagacaggtcCACACTGGAATAAAGAGAGCATTCTGTCACTGGGAAAACTGGCTTTTCAACAGCTTGTGAATGGCAATCTGATTTTCTATGAAGAAGACCTGAAAGAGTCTGGCATTGATGTTAATGAAGCCTCAGTGTACTCAGGATTGTGCACACAGCTCTTTAAAGAGGAATGTGTGCTGTACCAGGACAAGGTGTACTGCTTTGTAcatctgagcattcaggagtttctggcTGCTGTATATGTGTTCCTCTCATTCATCAACAACAATGAGAATCTAATGGACAAACTGCAAACAAAAAACGAGCCTGAAGTTACTTTCTACAAGAGTGCTGTGGACAAAGCCTTACAAAGTGAGACGGGAAACCTGGACCTTTTCCTCCGCTTCCTTCTGGGTctctcactggagtccaatcagaagCACTTACGAGGTCTACTAACAAAGACAAGAAGCAGCTCACAGAGccatgaagaaacagtcaagtacATCAAGGAGAAGATCGGGGAGGATCTCTCTCCAGAGAGGagcatcaatctgttccactgtctgaatgaactgaatgaccattctctagtggaggagatccaaAGCTACCTGAGATCAGGAAGTCTCTCAGAACCCAACCTGTCACCTGCACAGTGGtcagctctggtctttgtgttgctgacttcagaaaaggagctggatgtgtttgacctgaagaaatactccagatcagaggaaggtcttctgaggctgctgccagtggtcaaagcctccagAGCTGCTCT gctgtcaggctgtggagtcacagaggaaggctgtgcttctctggtctcagctctggagtcaaacccctcacacctgagagaactggatctgagtaacaacgacctgaaggattcaggagtaaAGCTGCTatctgctggactggggaatccccactgtaaactggagactctgag gctgtcaggctgtctagtcacagaggaaggctgtgcttctctggtctcagctctgaggtcaaacccctcacacctgagagagctggacctgagctacaatcacccaggagactcaggagtcacactgctctctgctggactggaggatccacactgcagactggagaaactcaa tgtggaacatggtggagagaacagaatgaaacctggacttagaaaat atgtctgtgatctcacactggacctaaacacagtaaacagacacctctctctgtctgaggagaacagaaaggtgacatgtaggagagaggagcagccgtatcctgatcacccagagagatttgaggactgtaaacaggtgctgtgtagagagggtctgactgggcgctgttactgggaggtagagaggagtggaggggctgTTAttggagtgacatataaaggaatcagCAGGATAGGAAGGGGTGAGGACTGTTGTCTTGGATGTaatgacaagtcctggagtctGATCTGCTCTGACAACCGTTACAGTTACACTGCCTGTCACAATAATAATCTCACTACCATAGACGTCCCCTCCTCCAGCtcccacagagtaggagtgtatctggactggccagccggcactctgtccttctatagagcctcctctgacacactgacccacctgaTCACATTCACCTCCACATTCACTGAGCCACTCTATCCAGGGTTTGGGGTTTGTTTTTACTCCaactcagtgtctctctgtcagtGA